The stretch of DNA GCCAACATAATTTAATCACCACTTACGTTAGATTTGGTCAAAAACAGGCTTTGTAATGGTAATATATGTTGGTCTTTGAGGGTAAATTCCAAAGTCAAATGGAGAGCCTAGGGAAAATATGGTCAAGAATATTCAGCTAGCACACTAACTCACCTGATCCTTCTCTAGAAGTGCTTGCCAATCATGATTCTCTAATAGCTCATGGGTGTCACCACAACCAGCTGCAAGCCGATAATTCAAATCCCCAAGCCAAATAATCTTGctgaatagaaaacaaaaaatgacagTCAAATGTTttgaaagatattttatagGGAAAGAGGGCAGCAACTCATGCATGAAAATTTTGCCTCTAAGAAAGTCATCAGCcagataatttattttcagtCATTCAAAACTGTTGAAAAAGACCGGAAAAGCGAAGAATAGACCTTGGCCAAAAAGGTaatcacacacatatatatatatatagagagagaaatattttaaccacaatAGGATTACACAAacgtaaatttacaaattaacgtgGCTTGATGCAGtgcatcagattgtaaaattactttaacCTAAAGGATCACATGAAATCATgccagtttgtgaatttacttttgtgtaatatttttgtgtctgtagcagttctcacatatatatatatatatatatatataggtaattaGATAGATATATAACTATATGAAAATGGACTTACTCATGCTCCAATATTGTATCAGGAGGAAGTAGTTCTTCGGGACCACTAGCTGAATGGAGAAACcttgttttcttcaaaatttctgCAACGTCTGAATTTCTTCTGATCTCGTCACCATCTTTCTCCCCGGAGGTCAAGTGGGTGCACACAAAGCAAAATGTCGTTTGGTACAATGTCATGCTGATTGATATTGAGCCCTattaacaacaaaaaataagaataaggATATCAAAAGGACAGTCTGTAGAAATGACAATCAAACAACTTTATGAGATTTCAATATAAATTGAAACATTATATAATTTCCACTCAAAGATTTTGCCGACTTCTCACAAGTCTAGAATTACTTGCGACATTCCTCACTCCTGTTCACTAACAAATGGCTTCTTTAtcacgattgtcgtgctcgcatCTTGATCTTATCCTTCTAATAGAGTGGTTGGTTTACGTGCGATGCAGGcattgagaatgaaaaaaaaaaaatagcttctttAAGAtaaagcagctagctagctcatacGTAATGGTTATAAACCATCACTTCCATTTAAACCATAATCATATTAAAGCCTGTCTGAAAAGCCTACCCGAGTATGTCGAGTAGAAatcaataactcaaaaacccacttAATGCATATTTCACTTTCAATTGaagttctcaaattcttacGTCTGTCATAAATGTCTGTCTGACTCTGGATAGGTAgatgaaaaagaatttaaatagCTAACCTTGTTCCCAAGATATCCCATAAGGCCTCTGCCGACGCAGGAGACCTTCATGTTTCGAACGTGCTTGTAAAGGTCCGTTCGAACCCACACGCACAAGAAGATTCCAACCATCTGCTTGCTCGCCGCCAGACAGTAACGTCGCTGAGGGGGACTGTTTCGTCTCCCCGACCTGAAAGTTGAGGAAGGTAAGAGACCCTCCCCATACCTTCCATTCGAATTTGAGTTCACCATTTTATGGAAGTCCTCTTTACCAAGTTCGTCTTCTAAGGAAAGCAAGTCTGAGAAGCTGAGTCTTGGTTTCAAGCTCACACGCTGGTCACCTTGCGGCGGATGCTCCGCGCCTGAGCCATTGTTGTTACATTGGGAAAGATCGGGGTCATTCTGGGTGTCATTTAAAACTTGTCGAATCAAGGAAAGCCACTTTGTAGCTGGACCGTAGTCTTCTGCGCCCAACACGTTCCCCGCATTTAGAGGGACGATTTCTTGGAACCTAAAAACGACCTAAGAGGATTAGCAGGTACCCAACAAAATTTAGTTGaagaattcatttttataaatttaacttctTACTTTTTAAGAACATTAAACAAtagattctttaaatttattaatattatattaaaatattaatttttatatttttatttattttaattttaattataatttaaatatttatttattattaaaaaaaaaagtaaacattAAAATAGTAACCCTGATGGAAACTACAAAGTTTTCCATGgtactaaaataataaattttggcTTGTCCGCATGCATAAAATTAAGGCGTTTCAGATTAATAGTATGGGCAACATAGCCGGGACAACCTTGATGGAAAACATGGGAAATGCAAAGGATTAAATATGTTTAAGAAACAGAAACTAGGAAATGCAGCAGGTAAGAACCTAATTGCTGGCCACCAAGGGAACTGCACAATACGAGTAGAGAAAACGTGTGAGAAAATTTGCACCTGCCAGTTGTATAAGGAAAATTGGAACAGCCCCTAAATTCTCATATCTTCAATCCTTTCGTGAGTGTCCATCTCGTGTTtgcaattttcatattttccatcTTATTTATATGCCATTTTTTCCCCCTTGAGCATgtattttccatttctttatACTCAGAAAATTAAACTTGAAATATATCTTAATTCTGTTCTaccaccaacaaaaaaaaagaaaaaaaaaatctgttcaCCATTGATTGAGTCTAAAGGCCATAGACAGAATTTATGAATCAATTAATCATCTCATTAACAACAGAACTCGACGGagaagaaatgaactgaggtctaGAATTCAGAAAACATATGAATGCTAGACCTCAGTTCAGTACGTGTGCATAAACAGTCAAAGCTGCTCAATCTTGGGCTCAAGTTTTTTGAATTCTGAAAACATTCCCAATGGGAGAAGAACTCGACGGAGAAGAAATAACCAATCAGACCATAACCTCAGAGTTGCtaatgaaattaatgaaattgttACAAGAGGAAGAACTCGACGGAGAAGAAATTGTAGAAAAGTCGACGAAGACAACTTCGATGGAGAGAAGTTGCAGAAAAGCACACGTACTGGATTTTGGGAGACGACAATTTGGGATTTGGGTGTGAGATTTCGACAGAGAGAAGTTGCAGAGAACCTCGATAGCGTGAGATCGTGGTATTTGGGTGAAAGGAGATCGTGCTTTTGAGACAAATATAGCTTTTCTGTGTTGTGGATCGTGCGAAATGAATAGCACGCGGGAAAGATGAACTTGTTATGCCAAAACAATATTTGGACAGCAAGAGGGGCTGGCCAGATTTGGCCAGTGAAAATGACCAAAGTTAAAATTACTATAGTTTTGTTGAGTTCACTACAATTGAGTTTTTATGTAATTTAGTTAAACCttggttaaaatataattttgttgagtccactactaGTGATCTAATGATCTTGTTTAAAAATTGCTAGATATACAAAAGTCtctgttaaatttataaattaaagtactTATCTGttatgttgatattttttataataatcagTATTTTACAATGAAAAATGGTACTCTCATTGACAGTTGGGTCCtgacaatttgtttttttaacttagtgattaataaagtattttttaatgatgttgtgaatgtattttttaatattcaagggtataaaaaatgaatgaaaaaaagaaaacttttttgCCCTTATCAGGACCCGTCTCGTGCTACACTCGTCCCAGTGGTTGTAGCACTGCTCTTTTACAATTAGTGTATTATAATAAATCACctcattttgtaattttttttttttataattttatagtccAAGTATATCTCTAAAAATTAAGGTTCCATTTGGATATTAAggaaatgtttggatagtgagttgagttgagataagatgagatgaaagttgaaagttaaataaaatattattagaatataattttttaatataatttttattttataatttaaaaaaattgaattgtttattatattttgtttaaaagttaaaaagttgtaatgattagttgaaatgaaatgatttgaaaatgtttttgaatCTAAACAAAGCCGAGTATCTCAagtgatttatgaatagtaatgaaaataataatgaattatttattaatagtaataaaatagtttgaaaatatcTTAGAACAGTTGTACTTTTAAACAAACCTTAAAGCAACTAGAGAACTCTGTTTGGTCGAACTGTTTATCTGGATTCCGGCCAGGTTAACCCGAGTCAAATCTAGGTCAGAACCTAGATTgaaatcgatttttaaaaaccTGGAGCCTAGAACCCAAGTTCCAGAttgcaccattttttttttttaaattaaaacttacgtgttatgaatatttttttataaaaaaaaatattaatacatttaaattctatttatttaattttttttaaaaaaatactctttTCGAAACACTTTTTGAATCTCTAATTTGAAACCCACATCAGTACTCTTTATGAATACGCAAGATGCCAATACTGGCAGTGCAGGGCGAGGAAATTTATGGGAAAAGATAGAAGACTGTTCTCTAAGCAGTGCCCTATGGGATGGCAGAACACAAAACTAGCAAATGATATGATTAGATCCTTGGCTTATGTCTGTCTGTCTTGTTATagttaaaaaaagacaaaagcaaAAATTGCATTACCCAATAACGTAGATGTCAGCTGCTGATGGGGTGGACCTCAGCCAATCTCTCAAGTTCAACTCCTCTTGTGGCGATTTCCCTCCTACATTCCATGTTCCCACAAACATCCTACACAATCCCAACAATTCCAATTCATTATTCCCAAGACATCATGGTACCCAGATAGATCTAATCCAACATTAATTTCTCCTTTACCTGAGGTTTACTGGTTCTGTGGCAGCTGCTACTTCCGGCTCAAATCCTGGTCCATTGTTTGCTCCCATCAACCAGACTTCTAACAAAATAAAGTATTAAAGAGAGAATCAAGGGGGGCCCTTTGAAGTCTATCCCGATGATCCACAAGTCATACCCCTTTCCCCATGTCCAATCATATTAATCCAGTCATTGATGGCTCTGTAAAAGACCCCAGCAGCACGAAATGATAAAAAGTGCCACTGCACAGTAAAATACCTGGAAAATCGTTCGGAACGACGACGCAGCAGTCCTGGTCCGAGCAGCAGctactcctcctcctcctcatctccGTTTTATCTGAATCGACAAACAACTTCTTAATCCGAAACCAGAAACATGGCGCATATGAATCGTAGACGTTTgcgaaaacataaaaaataaaaaagtttgtatatatatatatatatttactcgGAAACTCGAAATCGAGTTACCTTTTATCGAATAATAATCGGCGTGAAACTCTTCCCCTCTGCTCTGTATATTCAGCCATTTTCTCACGACGATTTTCGGCCACCAAGACTgctgtaaaacattttcctgtTTTAGTATGCCGATATATCGCCGGCAAAACGATGTCATAGAAAGAGATCAATTCCGTACCTCGGAGATCCGGCTACGTTCAGTTCTCATTGCGCCACCGTGCGATCGCTGATTCAGTGTGACTGAAACCGAATCAAAATCAGCCCTCAATCAAATAAATAGTCTCTGAAACGAGGAAGTGATTCCAATGTAGATTAGAACAAATCCAGGATTTATAAGACAAGATATTTTCGCGAAGAAATCAATTGAATACTGGAAGTctccattaaaaacaaaatgggtGACTAATCAAACACCAAGAGGGGTtgcaaaaacatatttttattgagattttttcgGGTAATAGAAAACACGTAATATTTAGATAAACGGCAATATAAAAGACCCAGTTGCAGGGAAAACGGAGACAGCTTCTGAGAGTGataagaaaggggaaaaaaaagaaaaatagaaaagaaatgttCTGAATATAAtatagaagaaagagagagaagtcgCCAGGTTCATCTTTTTGGCGGGGGAGGTTTTTCTTGACAAGCATCAGTTTTGCCCCTTTACAGAGCGAAAGATGAAGGATTAAACTACCAAAAGAAGGGGggatttttccttccttttaaGATCTTTGCCAAGGAAAAAATTTCGGAAAAAAAGATCACCTTTTCGAGTTTCTTCGACACACAGAAATTACCTACTGTCAAGCAACAAGTATATGAAACTAGGACATTGAAAACCTAAAAGAAACAGAAAGCAGATCAAAATGCCGATGTTTATTTAACCATTTCAGAGATAATGGATTCGAAGTGAGATATACGCAACAAAAAGACTGAGATCTTGATGATGTTGGTTAACCAGTCTGGGTGTAAACGAAACAGAGTAACAACCATTAAAGGCTGATGTTGAGCCGAGCTACTTCagttgtttataaataattataaataatagtgaaacgAGATGGTTGAATGAATTCTGTAAAATCTAtttaagatatatttaaatatatttaaatattaatattaatttaatattatttataagaaattaaaaattgcaTGAAGTCCAACAACAATTACAAAGTTATTATAAtgattgaataattaatttattaaatcttttattaataaataatataaatcaatcaattttttcgggtaaaaaaaattacaataaaataaaaacaaaacaaaataattattaaaaaaattacaacggTATCATGTCCACATTTtattccattatttatttatatattatttaattaacagtaaaaaatacatgtattgtagatttttttttaaatcgccAACAAATTAAACTTCGCTCAATTTAGCGTTGTCTCTCCCACTCGAGCGGGCTCTCAGCTGCTCGAGAATCAAGTTGGAGAAATTTGTCTCCCGCTTGAGAGCCGAAATGCTTTTTGGTCTGCAgagaagagaaatagagagagagtcaatgagtctcacaaattaaaaaaaatagaaagacaaatAGAGAGAATGTCAGTAGGTCCCATTACTTTTTTGAAGAAAACGTTGAGagaaaattcaactttttttttctatattttgtcaGTGGGTCCCACGAAATCTCAAGTGGAAGCAGTTTGGATACCATTCAAAAGACTcaagtgtgtttagatgttggaTTTATATCTACAATTGAACTGAgctgaaatttttttaacatccaaacgagcctgtacgaaaatgaaaaggaaagccATTCACAAAGatcaaagaaaaaggagaaaggaCATAGTTCATAAAAGAAAAGCGGGACAATGAAACAGAGAAATAACGAACGTAGCATAATGTTTTTCCGGAACAGGGGGTCAACGACAGTGCTAATTAGGGATGAATTTAAGAAACTTTAGTGGGAAATAAAGATACAATCAAGACTGGCAAAAAGCAGCAATAATTACACAAAGATGTTAACGTCAAACAAACCCAGAATAAGTTGACCGGGAAAAAATACAGCGATTCGCATGGACTTACGCGAATCGACAAGTGACGTACGGAGATGGGAAGAAGAATTTACAGAGAAGGATCGAAGCATCCGAGTGATATTGAAAAGGCACACTTTTGCGGGATGTGTTTCTGTAACCCTCTTTTGGTTGACGTAGCAAGAGagcaaaatgcagaacaaattaATGTGGGGGAGTTCCtcgtaaaaggaaaaaaaagttgttgGTCCTCTAATTTgcaaatcaaaagaaaaattagagcaATATTAGGTACAGTCTTTACTTagagactgcatgtgcaggcctagattattttaattttaaaattttttaaaattataaaattatccctcctaaaataatgttttctatcatttaataatgtgcctgcacatgcagtcttCACTTGAAGaccctcgtttatttttaaagatgagatgagatgagatgagattaaaattaaaaagttgaataaaatattgttagagtatattttttaatattatttttgttttgggatttgaaaaagttgaattgtttattttattttgtattgaaagttgaaaaagttgtaatgattagatgagatgagatgagatgagatgttttttcaaaacaaacgattgaaactcaagttctttacggtgggtttttttttagtaaa from Juglans regia cultivar Chandler chromosome 4, Walnut 2.0, whole genome shotgun sequence encodes:
- the LOC109006758 gene encoding type I inositol polyphosphate 5-phosphatase 8-like, translating into MRTERSRISEQSWWPKIVVRKWLNIQSRGEEFHADYYSIKDKTEMRRRRSSCCSDQDCCVVVPNDFPEVWLMGANNGPGFEPEVAAATEPVNLRMFVGTWNVGGKSPQEELNLRDWLRSTPSAADIYVIGFQEIVPLNAGNVLGAEDYGPATKWLSLIRQVLNDTQNDPDLSQCNNNGSGAEHPPQGDQRVSLKPRLSFSDLLSLEDELGKEDFHKMVNSNSNGRYGEGLLPSSTFRSGRRNSPPQRRYCLAASKQMVGIFLCVWVRTDLYKHVRNMKVSCVGRGLMGYLGNKGSISISMTLYQTTFCFVCTHLTSGEKDGDEIRRNSDVAEILKKTRFLHSASGPEELLPPDTILEHDKIIWLGDLNYRLAAGCGDTHELLENHDWQALLEKDQLGMEQRAGRVFKGWEEGRIYFAPTYKYLPNSNSYGVQTSDSKEKRRTPAWCDRILWKGEGLKQILYLRGESRFSDHRPVYSLFSVEVDTANTTKKLFNCSQQFHLSANAVLSSSCAAKIQAEELLLYPRTQCCVDTASSRF